The following are from one region of the Cyclopterus lumpus isolate fCycLum1 chromosome 21, fCycLum1.pri, whole genome shotgun sequence genome:
- the LOC117750424 gene encoding sterile alpha motif domain-containing protein 9-like encodes MAEQGEMKSQEEDLPPDIKDWSKHQVREWTLKLDDVDDSVAEILLQQDIKGPSLLLLDTDDLKKIGVTFGPAKLIIHARDEIVKLKKEELVGSKNVPRGPCKPYPFCRYNDTYRYMERDILDITESGASDLMEPCHEYKAFNTTTDEATIIRLSEEVIRFAAACMNSRTNGTIHFGIGDKPNFTHGQVLGVVVQDREAYAKKIISAIDYFEHKHKQTAHGCIKPPRLVGVLNRNETLSGKWVIEVDVVPDSTMCEENIYHTFIVDTKKDKKKVKGKEKQFYVRDGGSSRDLLKPTTCAKPMEEYNQFVAGMARQLQLRKQAEEKHLNVIKSSTQGSRLSQMITGGSLSLDKSHFERYVMVTNKSHPVQLKSLGFLVELNPIAVLDFDPESAKNGLQCDFKQQSTVNDHLPAQYKITEGVEDIAKKLKLTRTTSWVFCNGGIENEAPSDIDEWLMDKGSSVRDVISFLCRKDVLANKRFLVIFLLWSTVSEKMDPLVETFSMFYQELKGIEQILCICDNKQAFTSWTNLVDARCGINIAHRCIYDLSFTEVNGTILSLLSKNRRSSRFLPCGGRSNVLLEKKVERGLNTLEVLCVNQCEGGNQDKKVIEENFYRGGQVSWWNFYFSEQPGSSPFIKRDKFDFIINTVIPDLGSLGKACVLFNLMHLPGCGGTTLAMHTLWALRDRFRCAVLRDINADFAEVADQVVKLLMHNHEESLPRVPVLLMIDEFDDKEKVFDLQRAIDEECTKKNIRSKSAQVILLNCMMSESSEQPEQTDEKVFIGNTLSEKEQKQFEEKLVEIEKTHKNADTFYGFMIMKENFKPEYVKGVARNTLKSFDINQTHAQLLAVLVLLNVYCKDASLSVSLCEEFLGLQPKPVCGTVKIEEGFGKFSTLIATCSVESKVVFKAVKMIHPSIAKHCLQELNTTHNVNKAEITDRLLTTDTLYESTQGKDQLLQNVRHILVKRHYSKDECQFSPLIQHIASETPGLEEMVLQNASKRFDKDAVVSQLLARYYYLKKKDFSEAGVWALRARDLSKDSSYFADTSAQVVKHELKNAIVNYKEEPVSPEKVGMFLKMAQSAIDAFQETQSLAKKESSQRVCPFNTAGYLGEIQVGVLVIKMLAKTPIFSSENVRHDIMSEVLSGNMELQAVETNDKRRNKHTQYYKILKQFEDVLCNLRCRMKRNFDFLDKLYVNLGCGSGMKDSREEIMINELFRCFLEYAKLFCKTDTAALLRNKTMSNMLKLREARQYLEMNKADTYFGILNYLSNDMPPEKMEKIARHSAFVCAPEHKPTVKERINFIYVNVVLSCIKLATTHIAPYQKLIHLLCQVLREQIPLNENLPLRFAAVVLLWPQQHCLDGLPSHSLGMHISQMKTSYHIEMKEVYNGKRPIVHFFLGKKQGYERLVHLGEIKRCIMAGQEEFILMWENGSIWTKKKVEERLCRVTGQVKYKSILADTCIPDLKLEITPMFQSQLSRHAQESIVSFFIGFSIKGPVALDIK; translated from the exons ATGGCAGAGCAAGGCGAAATGAAg AGTCAAGAGGAGGATCTGCCACCTGACATCAAGGATTGGAGTAAACATCAAGTGAGAGAATGGACTCTCAAGTTGGATGATGTTGATGACAGTGTTGCAGAGATACTGTTACAGCAGGACATTAAGGGGCCTAGTCTTTTGCTTTTAGATACAgatgacttaaaaaaaatcGGTGTGACTTTTGGACCAGCAAAACTTATCATTCATGCCAGAGATGAGATCGTGAAATTAAAGAAAGAGGAGCTTGTTGGCTCAAAAAATGTGCCAAGAGGACCATGCAAGCCCTATCCATTCTGTAGGTACAATGATACATATAGATACATGGAAAGGGACATTCTTGATATTACAGAATCAGGCGCCTCAGACTTAATGGAACCCTGCCACGAATATAAAGCATTTAACACAACAACAGATGAAGCTACAATTATCAGGTTAAGTGAAGAGGTTATCCGCTTTGCAGCTGCCTGCATGAACAGCCGCACCAATGGCACCATTCATTTTGGAATAGGAGACAAACCAAACTTCACACACGGTCAAGTGTTAGGAGTGGTTGTTCAGGACAGAGAGGCTTATGCAAAGAAAATAATCTCTGCCATTGATTATTTTGagcataaacacaaacagactgcTCATGGTTGCATCAAACCTCCCAGATTGGTTGGGGTTCTCAATAGGAATGAGACATTATCTGGCAAATGGGTGatagaagtggacgtagtcccTGACTCTACGATGTGTGAAGAAAACATCTACCACACCTTCATCgtggacacaaaaaaagacaagaaaaaagttaaaggtaaagaaaaacaattctaTGTCCGAGACGGTGGTAGCAGCAGGGATCTGCTCAAACCAACCACATGTGCCAAACCGATGGAAGAGTACAACCAGTTTGTTGCCGGTATGGCACGGCAACTCCAACTCCGAAAACAAGCCGAAGAGAAGCACCTCAATGTGATAAAAAGCAGTACCCAGGGCTCCAGATTGAGTCAGATGATAACTGGTGGATCCCTCTCTTTAGATAAGTCACATTTTGAGCGTTATGTGATGGTAACTAACAAATCACATCCAGTCCAGTTGAAATCACTAGGATTTCTTGTGGAGCTCAACCCAATAGCTGTTTTGGACTTTGATCCAGAATCAGCTAAAAATGGATTACAATGTGACTTTAAACAACAGAGCACAGTCAATGACCATTTACCAGCACAGTATAAAATCACAGAAGGAGTTGAAGACATTGCAAAGAAGTTGAAATTAACTCGAACCACCAGCTGGGTATTCTGCAATGGAGGGATTGAGAATGAGGCACCCTCAGACATAGACGAGTGGTTGATGGACAAGGGGTCCTCCGTTCGAGATGTGATTTCTTTCTTGTGTCGGAAAGATGTCCTTGCAAACAAGAGATTCCTCGTCATTTTCTTACTGTGGTCAACAGTGAGTGAGAAGATGGACCCTCTTGTTGAGACCTTCAGTATGTTCTATCAGGAGCTCAAAGGCATAGAGCAGATCCTTTGTATATGCGACAACAAACAAGCATTTACCTCATGGACGAACCTAGTTGATGCTCGGTGTGGAATCAACATTGCTCATAGATGCATATATGACCTCAGTTTTACTGAAGTCAACGGCACGATCCTTAGTCTTTTGTCAAAAAACCGCAGATCCAGCCGTTTCCTACCATGTGGCGGGAGAAGTAATGTGCTTCTTGAGAAGAAAGTGGAGCGTGGCCTGAATACCTTGGAGGTACTATGTGTGAACCAATGTGAAGGTGGAAACCAGGACAAAAAAGTCATAGAGGAGAACTTCTACAGAGGAGGACAAGTGTCATGGTGGAATTTCTACTTTTCTGAACAGCCTGGATCCTCACCATTTATCAAACGAGACAAGTTTGACTTTATCATAAACACAGTCATACCAGATTTGGGCTCCCTGGGAAAAGCCTGCGTGTTGTTCAACCTCATGCATTTACCCGGGTGTGGTGGGACAACTTTGGCCATGCATACGTTGTGGGCTCTCCGGGACCGATTCCGTTGTGCTGTCCTCAGAGACATCAACGCTGACTTTGCTGAAGTCGCTGATCAAGTCGTCAAACTTTTAATGCATAACCATGAGGAGTCATTACCACGTGTCCCTGTTTTGCTAATGATAGATGAATTTGATGATAAGGAAAAAGTATTTGACTTGCAGCGGGCCATTGATGAAGAATGTACGAAGAAAAACATTCGGTCGAAGTCTGCACAGGTAATTCTACTGAACTGTATGATGTCAGAGTCCTCTGAACAGCCTGAACAAACTGATGAGAAAGTATTCATTGGAAACACTCTCTCGGAGAAGGAGCAGAAACAGTTTGAGGAAAAACTTGTagaaatagagaaaacacacaagaatGCAGACACGTTCTATGGATTCATGATCATGAAAGAGAACTTTAAGCCAGAGTATGTTAAGGGTGTGGCCCGCAACACCCTGAAGAGCTTCGACATAAATCAAACACATGCACAACTCCTGGCTGTTTTAGTTCTGTTGAATGTATACTGCAAggatgcctctctctctgtctctctgtgtgaggAATTTCTTGGTCTTCAACCAAAACCAGTCTGTGGAACCGTCAAAATCGAAGAAGGATTTGGGAAATTTTCCACTTTGATTGCGACCTGCTCAGTTGAGAGTAAAGTAGTTTTCAAAGCTGTGAAAATGATCCATCCAAGTATTGCAAAACACTGTTTGCAGGAActtaacacaacacacaatgtgAACAAAGCTGAGATTACTGACCGTCTGCTGACCACAGACACGCTTTATGAGAGCACACAAGGCAAAGATCAACTCCTGCAAAACGTGCGCCACATTTTGGTGAAGAGACATTATTCAAAGGATGAATGTCAGTTTTCTCCACTAATTCAACACATCGCAAGTGAAACCCCAGGACTGGAAGAGATGGTGCTACAAAATGCATCAAAAAGATTTGATAAAGATGCAGTTGTCTCTCAGTTACTAGCCAGGTACTATTACCTAAAAAAGAAGGATTTCTCAGAAGCAGGAGTTTGGGCATTGAGAGCAAGAGATCTTTCCAAAGACAGCTCATATTTCGCCGACACCTCAGCACAAGTTGTCAAGCATGAGCTCAAGAATGCCATTGTAAACTACAAGGAAGAACCTGTAAGCCCTGAAAAAGTGGGCATGTTTCTCAAAATGGCTCAGTCAGCAATAGATGCATTCCAGGAAACACAGAGCCTTGCAAAGAAGGAGTCAAGTCAGCGAGTATGCCCTTTTAATACAGCAGGGTACTTGGGAGAAATTCAGGTCGGAGTGCTTGTCATTAAAATGTTGGCAAAAACCCCAATTTTTTCATCTGAAAATGTCCGCCATGACATCATGAGTGAGGTTCTCTCTGGAAATATGGAACTTCAGGCTGTGGAGACAAATGATAAACGgcgcaacaaacacacacaatactacaaAATCCTCAAACAGTTTGAGGATGTACTCTGCAACCTCAGATGTAGGATGAAGAGGAACTTTGACTTCCTTGACAAATTGTATGTGAACTTGGGCTGCGGATCTGGAATGAAAGACAGTCGTGAGGAAATAATGATAAATGAGCTTTTCAGATGCTTCCTAGAGTATGCAAAGCTTTTCTGCAAGACTGATACTGCAGCTCTCTTGAGGAATAAAACCATGAGCAACATGCTGAAACTACGCGAGGCAAGACAATACCTGGAGATGAACAAAGCGGACACCTACTTTGGGATTCTGAATTACCTCTCAAATGACATGCCACCTGAAAAAATGGAGAAGATCGCCAGACactctgcttttgtttgtgcACCTGAACATAAGCCGACTGTGAAGGAGAGAATCAACTTCAtctatgtcaatgttgtgttgagTTGTATCAAACTGGCAACAACACACATTGCGCCCTACCAGAAACTAATTCATCTCCTTTGCCAAGTTCTGCGTGAGCAAATCCCATTAAATGAGAACTTGCCACTGCGCTTCGCGGCAGTTGTTCTGTTGTGGCCACAGCAGCACTGCTTGGATGGGCTTCCGTCTCATAGTCTGGGGATGCACATCTCACAGATGAAGACCTCTTATCACATTGAGATGAAGGAAGTGTACAATGGCAAAAGGCCCATTGTCCATTTCTTCCTGGGAAAGAAGCAGGGCTATGAACGACTGGTACACTTAGGGGAAATCAAAAGGTGCATCATGGCTGGGCAGGAAGAGTTCATCTTAATGTGGGAAAATGGAAGCATATGGACAaagaagaaggtagaggagcGCCTTTGTAGGGTCACTGGCCAGGTGAAGTACAAGTCCATTCTGGCAGACACCTGTATCCCAGATCTGAAGTTGGAAATCACTCCAATGTTTCAAAGTCAGCTGAGTAGGCATGCCCAGGAGTCTATAGTGTCATTCTTTATCGGTTTCTCGATCAAAGGCCCTGTTGCACTCGACATTAAGTGA